AATTGGGTGCGAAAGAACGTGCAGGGCGGGAATCATACTGTCGCGAACAGTTTGTGCGAAAAGGCTTCCGTGTGCTCGCTTTAGAATTTTTCGAGCTTACAGGCGAACGAGCCGTACGCTATGCGTTCGTTGTATTAACGGCAGACGGCAAAGAAGATTATCGCATCTCATTAGGGTCATATGATGCAACGACCAAAATATCTCGGGAATTGGGCGAAATAGGACCGAAAGAAAGAGTCTTTCATCTTGATGGATATTATAAAGGTGGAAGAGAGCACCGCACCTTTGAGATGTATCTTGGCGAACCAAAATATGAAGAGATTAAGCGTACCGTAATAGAAATTCTCGATGGCAAAAAGAAAGCCTCGTCCAGTACCAAATCAAAATAAAATTAGCTTACGAAAAAGCGTCGCCAAGAATGGCGACGGATAACCAGGGTGCAACTTCTTCAGACCATATGGATTTTACGCTGTGACGTTGCTGCTTGGCTAGCGGTAGCCATGAAGGGCTACCGCGTCGCTATCGTTTACGGTATCCAGAAGCTTCTTAGATAGGTGCTGAGCTCTAAGAACTCTTGTTGCTCTGACTGAATTGAGTACATTTCGGTCTTTCCCATGGTTTTTAGTATCATAAAACCTGGCTTTAAGTCGGAGACGGATATCTTTTTTGCTTTCTTTACTGCATTTAGAAGCAGTGATTCAATCCGAGAACAATCCTTCTTGCTGACGGCTCGAACATCATCCGGAGAACTCTGGTAATTAACCTCATTATTTTCACTTTTCCTTGGAAATACAAAATGGATGGCGCAGAATTTCTGAGGGTTTCCAGAAATATAGTATCGGACGCCTTTCGCATCGATCATTTCATATCGGCCACTGAGCTCTTGCTGAGGATAATTCTGAATAGGCGCCAAGAACGACCAAATCAGAATCATACGAAAGCCCGTGGTAAATGGCAATGTCTGCATTTTCTTTGCACGAGGCTGCATGATCTTTTGCAGAAAGTGGCCTTTGCTATTTTGCATATTCTGGTAATGCGTCTGAAGCGCCTGCCTGCGACGAGGCGAAGCCGAGCCTCCGTCCTAGGTGAAGTCCGGGTTTTGCGCCGCAAAACCCGGAGCACCGCAGCGCGACCAAGGATTCGCGAAGCGAATTCGCAGGTCTCCGCCTTCGGAGCGCAGCAGGTAAATTTTGTTAGGCGCCGTAACCACTGTGAAAAGGATTTATAACTGTGGTCTTACCGTACTTTTGTCCGTGATTTAAGTCTTCAGTAAGCACATAGGCGCAGTGGGATTGTTGGGCAGAGGCCAATACTAAAGAATCCCAAAAGGATAAAACGTAACGTTTCTGTATCTGGAAGGCTTCATCTATGATCTTGGTATCTGTGGGAACAACATTCCAAACATAATAGTCTTTTACGATTTTCTGAGCCTCGTCAATTTTAACTTTATTTCTGATTAAAGTGACGTAAAACTCTTGTAAGACTTGGGTGCTTATACTCGGAAGTGACGCCTTTTGCCAGAGGAGTTCTAATAAGGCGCCAGCCTGTGCATATTTCTCTGCATTAGCGATGTTAACACCATAAAATAGAATATTTGTATCAATGAACACCTCTGCATTTACGATGTCTCGTAATCGATCATTCATACGCGCTTTCTCTGGAGAAGTTGCCTTTACCTAGGTTAACTCCTTTTTTGATTATCTTCAGGGCATGCGACCTGGCTTTGTTTACTTCTGAAGCATTGTATGCGCTTTTCTCGATTAATTCAGTTACCCATCTGGAAAGAGATTTGCCTTGCTCAACGGCAATATGCTTCCCTTTCTTTAGAGTATTCTCGTCTATCCGCAGCGTAATATTCTTGAGCATGAAGAATTAGTGCCCAGACCTTCGGTCACGTCAACAAATAAACACAATAACACAGGATGCAGCTTTCAAATCGTTTATGCTCTGTTCGCTCGTCTTTCAGTTTGGAATTTTAGAACCAAAATTTTTTAGTTATGGCGCCTAACGTGGAATTTACCTGACGTTTGGTGACGCTTGTGTCATTATTTTAATCTGTAAAGCCAATTTGCGTCGCCAAATGTGCCCGCAGCGCCTCGCGGCCAAGCACAAAACAAGCGTCCCGCTTGTGCTTGGTCCGCGATCTTATGGCGCGTAGGGCCGCGACCTGTTTTCGGGTCTCTGCCTCCAGAGCACGTGCGACCGTTCTCAAGGTCTCCGTCTTCGGTGAAGCTACGGCACCGCAGCGAGCGCAGCAGGTAAATCTTGTTGTGTGAAGTAGCATGCTTAGAAGGAAATCGTTTTAGAAATTCCGTAGAAGAGGCTCATGCCTAAATTGTCGATTGGAGTGCCTATCGAAATTTGCGAGGCGAACTTAGTGTGAAGACGATCTGTTTCGTAGAATAACACAAGAAATAGATTCAAGTAAACGCTTTCGGTCAGTCGATATTTTGGCGCTATTCGCAGATTTATTCTAGATAGATCTGGCTCCCGGGCTTCATAGCCAGTTCTAGTTGATTTGTTAAATGAGTAATTTGTTAACTGGAAATCCAAAGAGGTAGATAGATACAACCTTTCACCAAGTTGAATGATGTACCCAAAGCCCAGGTAAGGCCTGAAAGTGGTTCTATAGTAAAAGGGCCATTCGGACAAAAACTCCTGGGTTGCTATGTTGTAAGTGCGACTCGCCGTACCAATTATACCGAATTCAGGTCCAAAATAGGCATACAGGTTATCTATCAAGAAGTAGCTTAATTGCGGGGCGAAATCAATGGAATATCTTTTGTAGAAAGTGTATGCGTTGTCGTACTTGTTAGGCGAACCTTCATATTCGTACGCATAAGTTTCTGTCCAGAATTTGAAACCAATTGAGCCGCCGATTTCAAACGTATGACGCTTAAAGGGAGATGAAATGGCTTTTTCCGACGGTTGCAGTGATGTTACGGTTAGGACAAAAATAATTAAATTTTGAAACAAATACTTTTTCATAGAACAATCTCCCGCATGCTA
The sequence above is a segment of the Turneriella parva DSM 21527 genome. Coding sequences within it:
- a CDS encoding tetratricopeptide repeat protein yields the protein MEEANQFFEIGEFDQALAKYEQVLKLEPKHSDALYNGGMASHLGGKPARAAELWEILKLERPTDFQLHAKLVQAYAAVGDAAKTDSARNEIFALYGKLGAKERAGRESYCREQFVRKGFRVLALEFFELTGERAVRYAFVVLTADGKEDYRISLGSYDATTKISRELGEIGPKERVFHLDGYYKGGREHRTFEMYLGEPKYEEIKRTVIEILDGKKKASSSTKSK
- a CDS encoding DUF6364 family protein; the protein is MLKNITLRIDENTLKKGKHIAVEQGKSLSRWVTELIEKSAYNASEVNKARSHALKIIKKGVNLGKGNFSRESAYE
- a CDS encoding PIN domain-containing protein; its protein translation is MNDRLRDIVNAEVFIDTNILFYGVNIANAEKYAQAGALLELLWQKASLPSISTQVLQEFYVTLIRNKVKIDEAQKIVKDYYVWNVVPTDTKIIDEAFQIQKRYVLSFWDSLVLASAQQSHCAYVLTEDLNHGQKYGKTTVINPFHSGYGA